From Humibacter ginsenosidimutans, a single genomic window includes:
- a CDS encoding helix-turn-helix domain-containing protein, which produces MTAAETVTPAAVSPSGWMTPQEVSDLTGISVDRLKQMRYLRKGMPFYKPTGAKGKTVLYDRAEVEAFIRTTVVKPLAAA; this is translated from the coding sequence GTGACCGCGGCCGAAACCGTCACACCGGCCGCGGTCTCCCCTTCGGGATGGATGACCCCGCAGGAAGTGTCCGATCTCACGGGCATCTCCGTCGACCGACTCAAGCAGATGCGGTACCTGCGCAAGGGGATGCCGTTCTACAAGCCGACCGGCGCCAAGGGCAAGACGGTCCTCTACGACCGTGCCGAGGTCGAGGCGTTCATCCGCACGACCGTCGTGAAGCCCCTGGCTGCCGCGTAG
- a CDS encoding helix-turn-helix domain-containing protein translates to MDHTPAQELADKVAACILRSGRTKTSVADAAGIPHTTFNRKIKGHTEFTFAELLRIAAVLNVAPSTFTPYAFAVAS, encoded by the coding sequence ATGGATCACACACCGGCTCAGGAACTGGCAGACAAGGTCGCTGCCTGCATCCTTCGATCCGGCCGCACGAAGACTTCCGTTGCCGATGCGGCCGGCATCCCACACACGACCTTCAACCGCAAGATCAAGGGCCACACGGAGTTCACGTTCGCGGAACTGCTCCGCATCGCGGCCGTGCTGAACGTCGCACCGTCAACGTTCACCCCATACGCATTCGCGGTGGCGTCGTGA
- a CDS encoding helix-turn-helix domain-containing protein encodes MDEYTAAAAAELRAAQARAQLSDIALAERAGIPVVTLRRYLKGTRDTPSSALFKIAFALDMTIGELLDEAMKRVKR; translated from the coding sequence ATGGACGAATACACCGCAGCAGCGGCGGCAGAGCTCCGAGCCGCCCAGGCACGCGCCCAGCTGTCCGACATCGCCCTTGCGGAGCGCGCAGGGATTCCAGTCGTGACGCTCCGGCGATACCTCAAGGGAACACGCGATACTCCGTCGTCAGCTCTCTTCAAGATCGCCTTCGCGCTCGACATGACGATCGGTGAACTGCTCGATGAGGCCATGAAACGGGTCAAGCGTTAG
- a CDS encoding tyrosine-type recombinase/integrase, whose product MATVKAYATAAGTRYRVRYRKPDGSQTDKRGFRTKRDANLFLATVEVKKASGDYIDPTRAGVTVSAIADSWLGAKKTALKPSAYRVLESAWRIHVEARWGSIRLVAIEHTDVQDWVTGIAASKSATTTIRAYGVLAGVLDAAVSDRRMPKNPARGVELPRKQRKRHVYLTHEQVDRLARAAGERALLVYMLAYTGLRWGEAIGLRVRDLDLKRHRIQVTENAVAVGSEIVVGTPKNHKQRSVPFPAFLRAKLKTASAGKRTDALVFGSNDEYEPRPRHANGWYAKAKTAANVPATLTLHDLRHTAASLAVSAGANVKALQRMLGHESAAMTLDLYADLFDDDLNSVAVALDRARSRALRAHNLPTIDSDGASPTTTGGDPVAA is encoded by the coding sequence ATGGCCACTGTGAAGGCATACGCCACCGCAGCCGGCACCCGTTACCGTGTCCGCTACCGGAAGCCCGACGGTTCGCAGACGGACAAGCGAGGATTCCGCACCAAACGTGATGCGAACCTCTTCCTCGCCACCGTCGAGGTCAAGAAGGCCTCCGGCGACTACATCGACCCGACCCGTGCAGGCGTCACGGTCTCCGCGATCGCAGACTCATGGCTTGGCGCCAAGAAGACGGCCCTCAAGCCGTCCGCCTACCGAGTGCTCGAATCCGCATGGCGCATCCACGTCGAAGCCCGATGGGGTTCGATCCGTCTCGTCGCGATCGAGCACACCGATGTCCAGGACTGGGTCACCGGCATAGCAGCCAGCAAGAGCGCCACCACCACAATCCGCGCCTACGGAGTGCTCGCAGGAGTCCTCGACGCGGCGGTAAGCGACCGCCGAATGCCGAAGAACCCAGCTCGAGGCGTCGAACTTCCCCGGAAGCAGAGGAAGCGGCACGTCTACCTCACCCACGAACAGGTCGACCGGCTTGCGCGTGCAGCCGGCGAACGGGCTCTCCTCGTGTACATGCTTGCCTACACGGGACTCCGGTGGGGCGAAGCGATCGGGCTACGAGTCCGCGATCTCGACCTCAAGAGGCACCGCATCCAGGTGACCGAGAACGCGGTGGCGGTCGGCAGCGAGATCGTCGTCGGCACGCCGAAGAACCACAAGCAGCGGAGCGTGCCTTTCCCGGCATTCCTCCGCGCCAAGCTCAAGACGGCGAGCGCAGGCAAGAGGACTGACGCTCTCGTGTTCGGTTCGAATGACGAATACGAGCCCCGACCGCGGCACGCCAACGGGTGGTACGCGAAAGCGAAGACCGCGGCCAACGTTCCCGCAACGCTCACGCTCCACGACCTGCGGCACACCGCGGCCAGCCTCGCAGTGAGCGCGGGAGCGAACGTCAAGGCGCTGCAGCGGATGCTCGGGCATGAATCCGCCGCGATGACACTGGACCTCTACGCCGACCTATTCGATGACGATCTGAACAGCGTCGCGGTCGCCCTGGACCGAGCTCGTTCACGAGCGCTTCGTGCCCACAATCTGCCCACAATTGATAGCGACGGAGCATCACCTACGACGACCGGCGGCGACCCTGTGGCCGCGTAA
- a CDS encoding FAD-dependent oxidoreductase — protein sequence MTSPTPISIIGAGLSGLVCARILQLHNVPVTIYELDDSAEARRQGGSLDIHDDTGQVALKAAGLWDQAREHAHPSGESMRVMDKHAHVFVDTPEPEGGNGRPEIDRTVLRQLLIESLAPGTIQWGCKLVRLASDDHGNTLEFANGATVRADVVVGADGAWSRVRTALSPEKPAYTGITITEFRLTDAATKYPESRALVGPGSVFALSDNKYIGGHGGDHLSLGVGLRVPEDWITATGITGDDPAAARETLLRELADWAEPLTDLIRHSDDTIWPRPIYALPIGFTWPRSPRITLIGDAAHVMSPFAGEGANLALIDGADLASELLSHDDPASGIAAYERRMVPRGAKSAKASQKGLERMFNEKAPKQIVSFFRRMNALTRLFRPILRPHGQG from the coding sequence ATGACCAGCCCCACACCCATCTCCATCATCGGCGCCGGACTCAGCGGGCTCGTGTGCGCCCGGATCCTGCAGCTGCACAACGTCCCCGTCACGATCTACGAACTCGACGACTCGGCAGAAGCCCGCAGGCAAGGCGGCTCCCTCGACATCCACGACGACACCGGACAAGTCGCCCTCAAAGCCGCCGGACTCTGGGATCAGGCACGCGAGCACGCTCACCCGAGCGGCGAGTCGATGCGCGTCATGGACAAGCACGCCCACGTCTTCGTCGACACTCCGGAACCCGAGGGCGGCAACGGACGACCCGAGATCGACCGCACCGTGCTGCGACAACTGCTCATCGAATCCCTCGCGCCCGGCACGATCCAGTGGGGGTGCAAGCTCGTCCGTCTCGCATCCGACGACCACGGCAACACGCTCGAGTTCGCCAATGGCGCCACTGTCAGGGCCGACGTGGTGGTCGGCGCCGACGGCGCGTGGTCTCGCGTGCGCACAGCCCTTTCGCCCGAGAAGCCCGCCTACACCGGCATCACCATCACCGAGTTCCGGCTCACCGACGCTGCGACCAAGTATCCCGAATCACGAGCTCTTGTCGGCCCGGGGAGCGTGTTCGCCCTCTCGGACAACAAATACATCGGCGGTCACGGCGGCGACCACCTCTCCCTCGGCGTCGGCCTGCGCGTGCCAGAAGACTGGATCACGGCGACCGGAATCACCGGCGATGATCCCGCCGCCGCCCGCGAGACTCTGCTGCGAGAACTCGCCGACTGGGCCGAACCCCTTACCGACCTCATCCGCCATAGCGATGACACCATCTGGCCGCGGCCCATCTACGCACTGCCGATCGGGTTCACCTGGCCGCGGAGCCCGCGCATCACGCTCATCGGCGATGCCGCACATGTCATGTCCCCGTTCGCGGGCGAGGGCGCGAACCTTGCCCTCATCGACGGCGCAGACCTCGCCAGCGAACTCCTCTCCCACGACGATCCCGCTTCCGGAATCGCAGCCTACGAGCGACGCATGGTGCCCCGCGGAGCCAAGTCCGCCAAGGCTTCACAGAAGGGTCTCGAGCGCATGTTCAACGAGAAGGCGCCCAAACAGATCGTCTCCTTCTTCCGCCGCATGAACGCACTCACTCGACTCTTCCGGCCGATCCTGCGACCACACGGCCAGGGCTGA
- a CDS encoding TetR/AcrR family transcriptional regulator yields the protein MENGPMSRRERPAKPALSRSAIVDAALSILENEGFEKVTMRRVATELDTAGASLYVYVRNAEDLHLEILDALIARMPAIPATGSWRVRLHALLVSYAGVLVDYPDIARVSLYAHPTGPRFLGLIESILELLEEGGIPDRSAAWGVNVILETVTSAAVEHAPDAAGAGAFLPELDARLALISPQEHPRIVQLSEQLLAGTGEQRFHWAIDLLLNGLLATPVEPGEGSR from the coding sequence ATGGAGAACGGCCCCATGAGTCGTCGTGAGCGACCCGCGAAGCCGGCACTGAGCCGGTCCGCCATCGTGGATGCGGCGTTGTCGATTCTCGAGAATGAGGGCTTCGAGAAGGTGACCATGCGGCGGGTCGCCACGGAGCTGGATACCGCCGGCGCCTCGCTGTACGTGTACGTCCGGAACGCCGAGGACCTGCATCTGGAGATCTTGGACGCGCTCATCGCGCGAATGCCGGCGATACCGGCGACCGGCTCGTGGCGCGTTCGACTGCACGCTCTTCTGGTCTCGTATGCCGGCGTTCTTGTCGACTACCCCGACATCGCGAGGGTGTCCCTGTACGCGCATCCGACCGGACCGCGGTTTCTCGGCTTGATCGAGTCGATCTTGGAGTTGCTCGAAGAAGGCGGCATCCCGGACCGATCGGCGGCGTGGGGTGTGAATGTGATCCTCGAAACGGTGACATCCGCCGCGGTCGAGCACGCCCCCGACGCCGCGGGCGCCGGTGCGTTCCTGCCGGAGTTGGATGCCCGTCTGGCGCTGATCTCGCCGCAAGAGCATCCGCGCATCGTGCAGCTCAGCGAACAGTTGCTCGCGGGGACAGGCGAGCAGCGTTTCCACTGGGCGATCGACCTGCTGCTGAACGGGTTGCTCGCCACACCGGTCGAGCCTGGCGAGGGCAGCCGATGA
- a CDS encoding group I truncated hemoglobin — MTDTSTSATLYQRLGEGAGIAAVVDTLYRLIMEDANLAPYFASTRLVEQKRHMALFLAAATGGPNGYKGLDLDAAHAGRGITDADFDRVIGHAATALGEAGVDSETINAVAGALMPLRAQVVTAPSGR, encoded by the coding sequence ATGACTGACACGAGCACATCCGCAACGCTGTATCAGCGTCTGGGCGAGGGCGCCGGCATCGCCGCGGTCGTCGACACCCTGTACCGACTGATCATGGAAGACGCGAACCTCGCCCCGTACTTCGCCTCCACGCGGCTCGTCGAGCAGAAGCGCCACATGGCGCTCTTCCTCGCCGCCGCCACCGGCGGCCCGAACGGCTACAAGGGACTGGATCTGGATGCCGCACACGCCGGCCGCGGCATCACCGACGCCGACTTCGATCGGGTGATCGGGCATGCCGCAACCGCGCTCGGTGAGGCCGGTGTCGACTCGGAAACCATCAACGCCGTCGCCGGAGCGCTCATGCCTCTGCGGGCCCAGGTCGTCACCGCTCCCTCGGGTCGGTAG
- a CDS encoding globin domain-containing protein, which translates to MDAVALKRTWAQVAAHGDAVPGYFYAHLFLAHPEVRDLFPVTMATQRDRLVKALGRMVSDVDNLGEVVGYIEDLGRDHRKFGTIAGHYPAVGASLLATLKHFLGDTWTAELASDWAEAYGIIATTMITAAENAESEPATWVAEVVSTERRGMDVGTVTIRTAEPYAYRAGQSLAIEVPQRPRQWRYLSPTHTPRADSTITFHVQLVPGGQVSGALLRDVKAGDRVRLGPPIGDLLTLPPQSDWPDLLLIAGGTGLAPLLAVLDQVAERHRSSGTGPNVALYHGVRHSWGFYAKRELERYADSPWLQTRFAVSDDPSFPGPRGWIGDVAAEDGPWHGFLAMVCGSPGMVRHTTNALLDSGVASDWILSEKYEDPFTQPTGEPDGRTGSPTAVPLGAGLSIQ; encoded by the coding sequence GTGGATGCGGTTGCACTCAAGCGAACCTGGGCTCAGGTGGCCGCCCACGGCGATGCGGTCCCTGGATACTTCTACGCACATCTCTTTCTCGCGCACCCCGAGGTGCGGGATCTGTTCCCCGTCACGATGGCAACCCAGCGAGACCGACTGGTCAAGGCGCTCGGCCGCATGGTCAGCGACGTCGACAACCTCGGCGAGGTCGTGGGCTACATCGAGGACCTCGGTCGCGACCATCGCAAGTTCGGGACGATCGCCGGGCACTATCCGGCGGTGGGAGCATCCCTCCTGGCGACTCTGAAGCACTTTCTCGGCGACACATGGACTGCCGAACTGGCCTCCGACTGGGCCGAGGCGTACGGGATCATCGCAACGACGATGATCACCGCCGCCGAGAACGCCGAGTCGGAGCCGGCAACCTGGGTTGCGGAGGTGGTGTCCACCGAACGGCGCGGCATGGATGTCGGCACGGTCACGATCCGCACCGCGGAGCCCTACGCATACCGTGCCGGACAGTCACTGGCCATCGAGGTTCCGCAACGACCACGCCAATGGCGCTACCTGTCCCCCACGCACACGCCGCGGGCCGACTCCACGATCACCTTCCACGTTCAACTCGTGCCGGGCGGCCAGGTCAGCGGCGCCCTGCTTCGTGATGTGAAGGCCGGTGACCGGGTTCGGCTCGGGCCGCCCATCGGCGACCTGCTCACGCTTCCGCCGCAGAGCGACTGGCCCGACCTTCTGCTCATCGCGGGCGGCACGGGTCTCGCCCCTCTGCTGGCTGTGCTCGACCAGGTCGCCGAGCGGCACAGGTCGAGCGGCACGGGGCCCAATGTCGCGCTTTACCACGGCGTGCGGCACTCATGGGGGTTCTACGCGAAGCGGGAACTCGAACGCTATGCCGATTCGCCGTGGCTGCAGACGAGGTTCGCCGTGTCGGACGATCCCTCGTTCCCAGGGCCACGTGGCTGGATCGGCGACGTGGCGGCCGAAGACGGTCCGTGGCACGGCTTCCTCGCCATGGTCTGCGGCTCGCCAGGCATGGTGAGGCACACCACGAATGCGCTCCTCGACTCGGGAGTGGCATCCGATTGGATCCTCAGCGAGAAGTACGAAGACCCATTCACTCAACCGACCGGCGAGCCGGATGGCCGCACGGGCTCTCCGACAGCCGTCCCGCTAGGCGCAGGACTGAGCATCCAGTAG
- a CDS encoding VOC family protein: MSRYLSQIAHLEITSPDVPASVAFYTERFGLRVVDEAEGKVYLRAWGDYHRYSLIVASGDEPGLAWMAWRTNSAEDLEEAVSRVEAAGITGTWNDGGPGHGRSYDFIGPYGHGTRLVWDIELYQAPDELKSTWLDRPERRSDKAGAPRFFDHVTVACQDPRGMAKWYSDVLGMRIMAYADLDEAPVTILAFLTTNEKSHDLGIVIDTSDRPGRVNHVAFWLDTHEEILIAADVLMEHGIPIEYGPSMHGIGEQNFLYFREPSGLRIELNSGGYRNYVPEWQANTWSPAKGANNIYRNSVMPQSMQESFPYAEGLSGTEEGVSDEIKAALLDPANNGQS; the protein is encoded by the coding sequence GTGTCGCGATATCTCTCTCAGATCGCTCATCTCGAGATCACCAGCCCGGATGTTCCCGCATCGGTGGCGTTCTACACGGAGCGCTTCGGCCTGCGGGTCGTCGACGAGGCGGAGGGCAAGGTCTATCTGCGGGCGTGGGGCGACTACCACCGCTACAGCCTGATCGTGGCGTCCGGAGACGAGCCCGGCCTGGCCTGGATGGCCTGGCGCACGAACTCGGCCGAGGACCTCGAGGAGGCCGTCTCCCGCGTCGAGGCCGCCGGCATCACCGGAACGTGGAACGACGGAGGCCCCGGCCACGGTCGCTCGTACGACTTCATCGGTCCGTACGGACACGGCACGCGTCTCGTCTGGGACATCGAGCTGTACCAGGCGCCCGACGAGCTCAAGTCGACCTGGCTCGACCGCCCGGAACGCCGCAGTGACAAGGCCGGCGCCCCGCGCTTCTTCGATCACGTGACGGTGGCCTGCCAAGACCCGCGCGGCATGGCCAAGTGGTACTCGGACGTGCTCGGCATGCGCATCATGGCCTACGCCGACCTCGACGAGGCGCCGGTGACCATCCTCGCCTTCCTCACGACGAACGAGAAATCGCACGACCTCGGCATCGTGATCGACACCTCCGACCGCCCCGGCCGCGTGAACCACGTGGCGTTCTGGCTCGACACGCACGAGGAGATCCTGATCGCGGCCGACGTGCTCATGGAGCACGGCATCCCGATCGAATACGGCCCCTCGATGCATGGCATCGGCGAGCAGAACTTCCTCTACTTCCGCGAGCCGAGCGGGCTTCGCATCGAGCTCAACTCGGGCGGCTACCGCAACTACGTGCCCGAGTGGCAGGCGAACACCTGGAGCCCGGCGAAGGGCGCGAACAACATCTACCGCAACTCGGTCATGCCGCAGTCGATGCAGGAGTCGTTCCCGTACGCCGAGGGGCTCAGCGGCACCGAGGAGGGCGTCTCCGACGAGATCAAGGCGGCTCTGCTCGACCCGGCGAACAATGGACAGAGCTGA
- a CDS encoding 3-keto-5-aminohexanoate cleavage protein, whose protein sequence is MSVVITVAPTGPIATKSDNPALPTSPEEIADAVAGAYEAGAAVAHIHLRDENQRPTADQQIARRAVELIRDRCPILIQLSTGVGLTVPFEERERLVELRPEMATLNPCSMTFAGGEFRNPPADVRRLAARMKDLGIKPELEIYDTGHLDECLRLRDEGLLGGNLQFSIVMGVRGGMAATPDNLTTIVRRLPTDAIWQIIAIGRNNLQLTSIALALGGNARAGMEDTLHVRRGELATSNEQLVRRAAGLATALELTVADVSAARDQLGLTA, encoded by the coding sequence ATGTCCGTCGTCATCACCGTCGCACCCACGGGCCCCATCGCCACCAAGAGCGACAACCCGGCTCTGCCGACCAGTCCGGAAGAGATCGCGGATGCCGTCGCCGGCGCCTACGAGGCGGGCGCGGCCGTCGCGCACATCCACCTTCGTGACGAGAACCAGCGCCCCACCGCGGACCAGCAGATCGCACGTCGTGCGGTCGAGTTGATCCGCGACCGCTGCCCCATCCTCATCCAGCTCTCCACCGGCGTCGGCCTCACGGTGCCGTTCGAGGAACGGGAACGCCTCGTCGAGCTGCGCCCGGAGATGGCTACGCTCAACCCCTGCTCCATGACGTTCGCCGGCGGGGAGTTCCGCAACCCTCCCGCCGACGTGCGCCGACTCGCGGCCCGCATGAAAGATCTCGGCATCAAGCCGGAGCTCGAGATCTACGACACCGGCCACCTCGACGAGTGTCTCCGCCTGCGCGACGAGGGCCTGCTGGGGGGCAACCTTCAATTCAGCATCGTGATGGGCGTGCGCGGCGGAATGGCGGCCACCCCCGACAACCTGACGACGATCGTTCGGCGACTGCCCACCGACGCCATCTGGCAGATCATCGCCATCGGCAGGAACAATCTCCAGCTCACCTCGATCGCGCTGGCACTCGGTGGCAACGCGCGCGCCGGCATGGAGGACACCCTCCACGTGCGACGCGGGGAGCTGGCCACCAGCAACGAGCAGCTCGTTCGACGTGCGGCCGGGCTCGCCACGGCGCTCGAGTTGACCGTGGCCGACGTGTCGGCTGCTCGCGACCAGCTCGGCCTGACCGCGTAG
- a CDS encoding VOC family protein produces MDLLNHHLVRAGFRVPDLEKSAAHAIDVLGLQIADRDESSIALALPGQSACLVLRQADASEFDFMALHTTEANLAEIRRRIDAAGVEATAARELDGDGLRVYAPNGVAVEIGVGEGHVRNAAEREAGPVIGSLDHLSFAAEDPGAFRDFFIDILGFRLSDSVLDRRHWLRCSPNHHTVAVFAGKNGIHHYAFETDDIRGLARLGDLLAARDQNFIWGPGRHGLGANIFTYHLDPAGAILEVTSDMLQVETEEEWEAEVWEDTLKSGVMWGPLPPAGFRDLSIPASSVAEAAR; encoded by the coding sequence TTGGACCTCCTCAATCACCACCTCGTGCGCGCCGGATTCCGCGTGCCCGACCTCGAGAAGTCGGCCGCGCACGCGATCGACGTTCTCGGACTGCAGATCGCCGACCGGGACGAGTCGTCCATCGCGCTGGCGCTGCCGGGTCAGAGCGCCTGCCTTGTTCTGCGCCAGGCGGATGCCTCGGAGTTCGACTTCATGGCGCTGCACACCACAGAGGCGAACCTCGCGGAGATCCGCCGTCGGATCGACGCGGCCGGAGTCGAGGCGACTGCGGCCCGTGAGCTCGACGGGGATGGCCTGCGGGTCTACGCGCCCAACGGCGTCGCCGTCGAGATCGGTGTCGGCGAGGGCCATGTGCGCAACGCCGCAGAGCGCGAGGCCGGTCCCGTCATCGGCTCGCTCGACCACCTGAGCTTCGCGGCGGAAGATCCGGGGGCCTTCCGGGACTTCTTCATCGACATCCTCGGTTTCCGCCTGTCGGACAGCGTGCTCGATCGACGTCACTGGCTGCGCTGCAGCCCGAACCACCACACGGTGGCGGTGTTCGCCGGCAAGAACGGCATCCACCACTATGCCTTCGAGACCGACGACATCCGCGGTCTCGCCCGGCTCGGAGACCTGCTCGCCGCCCGTGACCAGAACTTCATCTGGGGACCGGGCCGCCACGGCCTGGGGGCGAACATCTTCACCTATCACCTCGACCCGGCCGGCGCGATCCTCGAGGTGACCTCCGACATGCTGCAGGTCGAGACCGAGGAGGAGTGGGAGGCGGAAGTCTGGGAGGACACGCTGAAATCCGGCGTGATGTGGGGGCCGCTGCCACCGGCCGGATTCCGCGACCTCTCGATTCCGGCGAGCTCCGTGGCGGAGGCCGCCCGATGA
- a CDS encoding bifunctional 3-(3-hydroxy-phenyl)propionate/3-hydroxycinnamic acid hydroxylase MhpA, whose amino-acid sequence MNSEDVADVIVVGAGPVGSMAALLADRLGLSVVLVDASTEVYPKPRAIHFDADIMRIFQFAGLADELEPRVRATSGALHLGEDGEPIRDFRVVATEGDLGWKPHYMFYQPEVDRMLRRRAEDAPGIHTAFGWSCRSIAELDDHVVVELGNESGEVRIERARYVIAADGSTSTIRKSLGIELTDYGFDEPWIVIDADADSDELGPDYSIMYCDPQRPATYVPGPRAHRRWEFMVLPGEDSSTLAEPEVALSLIRQVTPWYDDGRLTISRAAVYRFHALVADRWRQGRILLAGDAAHQTPPFYGQGMCHGMRDVRNLAWKLRAVLRDGVPDELLDSYQVEREPHVRAIIEQSVANGRYICVLDVDEAKVRDARMRELMENPAPQAPKTWKDLIPGLSTGVLDETGSSPATGLLFPQPWVTASDGRHGRLDDIVGDGWVLITTAPYADREASGPPAFVVGADVIDDSGTLQAWLSAFDAESVLLRPDRYVFGVANDAEGTRALLDAREAALHGLMATRAE is encoded by the coding sequence ATGAATTCCGAAGACGTCGCCGACGTCATCGTCGTGGGCGCCGGACCGGTCGGGTCGATGGCGGCTCTGCTCGCCGACCGGCTCGGCTTGTCGGTCGTGCTGGTGGATGCCTCCACCGAGGTCTACCCGAAGCCTCGCGCCATCCACTTCGACGCCGACATCATGCGGATCTTCCAGTTCGCCGGCCTCGCCGACGAACTGGAGCCGCGAGTCCGGGCCACGTCCGGGGCGCTGCACCTCGGAGAGGACGGCGAACCGATCCGCGACTTCCGCGTGGTCGCCACCGAGGGCGACCTGGGCTGGAAGCCGCACTACATGTTCTACCAACCCGAGGTGGACAGGATGCTGCGACGGCGCGCGGAGGATGCCCCCGGCATCCACACCGCCTTCGGGTGGTCCTGCCGGTCCATTGCCGAGCTCGACGATCATGTCGTCGTCGAGCTCGGCAATGAGTCGGGCGAGGTGCGCATCGAGCGCGCCAGATATGTGATCGCCGCCGACGGATCGACGAGCACGATCCGCAAGTCGCTCGGAATCGAGCTCACCGACTACGGGTTCGATGAGCCGTGGATCGTGATCGACGCCGACGCCGACAGCGACGAGCTCGGACCCGACTACTCGATCATGTACTGCGACCCGCAGCGGCCGGCGACGTACGTGCCCGGTCCGCGCGCGCACCGCCGCTGGGAGTTCATGGTCCTTCCGGGAGAAGACAGCTCCACCCTCGCGGAGCCGGAGGTCGCGCTCAGCCTCATCCGGCAGGTGACCCCGTGGTACGACGACGGCCGACTGACCATCAGCCGAGCCGCGGTGTACCGGTTCCACGCACTCGTGGCCGACCGCTGGCGGCAGGGGCGCATCCTGCTCGCGGGCGACGCCGCGCACCAGACCCCGCCCTTCTACGGCCAGGGCATGTGCCACGGCATGCGCGACGTGCGCAACCTCGCGTGGAAGCTGCGCGCCGTTCTGCGCGATGGTGTCCCCGACGAGCTCCTCGACAGCTACCAGGTCGAGCGCGAACCCCACGTGCGGGCCATCATCGAGCAGTCGGTCGCCAACGGCAGGTACATCTGCGTGCTCGACGTCGACGAGGCGAAGGTACGCGACGCCAGGATGCGCGAGCTCATGGAGAACCCGGCGCCGCAAGCCCCGAAGACGTGGAAAGACCTCATTCCCGGGCTGTCCACCGGTGTGCTCGACGAGACCGGATCGTCGCCCGCGACCGGGCTGCTGTTCCCGCAGCCGTGGGTGACGGCATCCGACGGACGCCACGGTCGTCTGGACGACATCGTGGGCGACGGCTGGGTGCTGATCACCACGGCGCCGTACGCAGACCGGGAAGCGAGCGGCCCGCCGGCGTTCGTCGTCGGGGCAGACGTCATCGACGACAGCGGAACGCTGCAGGCGTGGCTCTCCGCGTTCGACGCGGAATCCGTGCTCCTTCGGCCCGACCGCTACGTGTTCGGCGTCGCGAACGATGCAGAGGGAACGCGTGCGTTGCTGGATGCCCGTGAGGCGGCCCTGCACGGCCTGATGGCGACGAGGGCGGAGTGA